Proteins encoded together in one Nostoc sp. PCC 7524 window:
- a CDS encoding response regulator transcription factor, which yields MSAQLLLVDDEPGLREAVKDYLQESGFVVQVASNAREGWDLMQQNTPDLVISDIMMPQVDGYQFLKQLRDDPRFQSLPVVFLTAKGMTSDRIQGYQAGVDAYLPKPFDPDELVAIVENLLTRRIAKPQMTGEEGETPDIAELANQIAQIKALLTQKNAISQSPAPFKIDLTPREQSVLNLVAEGLMNKEIARRLETSVRNVEKYVSRLFSKTGTNSRTELVRFALEHGLAK from the coding sequence ATGTCAGCACAATTGTTACTGGTAGATGATGAACCCGGATTACGGGAAGCAGTGAAAGACTATCTGCAAGAAAGCGGTTTCGTCGTTCAAGTTGCCAGTAACGCCCGTGAAGGTTGGGATTTAATGCAACAAAATACACCCGATCTAGTAATTTCTGACATTATGATGCCCCAGGTGGATGGCTATCAGTTTCTCAAGCAATTACGAGATGACCCCCGCTTTCAATCGCTACCTGTGGTATTTTTGACAGCTAAAGGCATGACTAGCGATCGCATCCAAGGTTATCAAGCTGGTGTTGATGCTTACCTACCCAAACCCTTCGATCCAGATGAGCTAGTGGCGATTGTAGAAAACCTACTTACCCGTCGCATCGCCAAGCCGCAAATGACAGGTGAAGAAGGTGAAACGCCAGATATTGCGGAATTAGCCAATCAAATTGCCCAAATCAAGGCTTTATTGACCCAAAAAAATGCGATTTCTCAATCCCCAGCCCCTTTTAAAATCGACTTGACCCCCAGAGAACAAAGTGTTTTAAACTTGGTGGCCGAAGGACTAATGAATAAAGAAATAGCCCGTCGCCTAGAAACCAGTGTGCGGAATGTAGAAAAATATGTGAGTCGTTTATTTAGTAAAACTGGTACTAATAGTCGTACAGAATTAGTTCGTTTTGCTCTAGAACACGGACTAGCTAAATAA